A single window of Bombus affinis isolate iyBomAffi1 chromosome 15, iyBomAffi1.2, whole genome shotgun sequence DNA harbors:
- the LOC126925039 gene encoding chaoptin-like isoform X1, which produces MVVCIATSLRRASRFSPSSLPASKGRSSASGEAHSDAMSRSRERRRRLSNVPTRGVLRLILQLLLIQNFASTGTTGQIAECPPPETIPGCPCYNFEDGLFLECAGATEETLRSTLLSVLSASGTGTMVQSLSVYELDKTVEELKDGCFPPGSQIRHLQISHSSLREISEGAFTNLKDSLESLALLSSRLLHVPQKSLADLRKLAALDLEGNLIQDLSSYCFYGLKLMKLTLKGNQISKISEYAFAGLEDSLSDLDLTENKLKLFPMAPLRRLESLASLRLAWNEISELPDDGYSLLSALLILDLSSNNFEKLSEDCLRSCPILHTLSFYYNSIETIHKDAFISLKELESIDLSYNKIVFLDVATFKGNERLRNIELSNNHIHYIGGVFARLPELRELYLAENNILEIPGDAFIGSVSLAVVYLQQNAIRRIDGRGLTSLTQLAQLHLSNNYIEKVPLEFLEHCENLSSLSLDGNKIHELQPGTFLKLHQLRELRLQDNNITEVKRGVFSPLPSLLELHLQNNAITDMETGALRTLHSLQHVNLQGNQLTVLGDVFQLSASESTSGGSSLVSIQLDSNGLAVLHNDSLRGQASVRIMWLGHNKLTHLQAPLFRDLLLVERLYLTNNSISRIEDGAFQPMQALKFLELSMNKLSHITARTFSELHELEELYLQDNGLRRLDPYALTALKKLKVLDLANNHLTVLHDAIFQEDLPIRTLNLKNCSIISIESGAFRGLNNLSDLNLDDNHLTAPALFNLHISGLRTLAASGNNFSQISDHSLNGLPSLQELYVDRAEISQLPEIIFVLNRNLARLHLNKNNLRNLPPGIFDRLVSLREIKLDHNRFQDIPYSALANALNLEILTLSNNEIVNVDVASFASLKHLRELDLSHNRIETMSGFATANLSCLTSVDLSHNHLNALPANFFAHSSTLRKVDLSENKFRQIPAVALSGQNLPMLTWLNLTRNPLNRIHVLPSEAKYPFLQEVHISGTNLSIVTSQDFEAFPALLHLYLSQNCISRVSPGAFRSLPNLLTLHLGTNNLDILPKERLQGMEHLRILNLTHNLLKELDEFPEDLKSLQILDLSYNQISIVGKVTFKNLVSLVELHLYGNWINAISSEAFRPLKKLRLLDLSRNYLENLPLNAFRPLETQIRSLRAEENPLVCGCESQELWEWLRDHQKLVSGVGGGRGRGRNGVGVGDVEDGLLKCQQPPELQGLVFLDLDPHEFCSAPLILKLAIQDIQPFSVLVSWQSRNHSGLHGYQVAYHALDNVDEVRGKLLDPKARSVRLTKLASDTRYLICVLGLGSWGTSIPEDIGSWQWNASHDDVIESSARPAMVNSLTSQCTEVRTLDAPDSIVGDGTMSDRGSLANILTRRLGLIVGSCMGFVVFIVLISVLGYMKMKKQRSTEKRDQPLSSNPQAYMSYRHFSLQSGDRADNACPSFISNIGTTPLNS; this is translated from the exons GAAGATCGTCCGCCAGCGGAGAAGCTCACAGCGACGCGATGTCGAGATCTCGAGAGCGACGAAGAAGACTTTCCAACGTCCCAACGCGAGGCGTCCTCAGGCTGATTCTCCAGCTTCTACTGATCCAGAATTTTGCGTCAACGGGAACTACCGGCCAGATAGCTGAGTGCCCGCCTCCTGAAACAATTCCCGGTTGTCCCTGTTACAATTTCGAGGATGGGCTTTTCCTGGAATGCGCCGGAGCCACCGAGGAGACCCTGAGGAGCACTCTCTTAAGCGTTCTGAGCGCGTCCG GAACAGGCACGATGGTACAGTCGTTGAGCGTTTACGAGTTGGACAAAACCGTTGAGGAACTGAAGGACGGCTGCTTCCCGCCTGGTTCTCAGATCAGGCATCTACAAATATCGCATTCGTCCCTTCGAGAAATCAGCGAGGGCGCATTTACAAATCTAAAAGACAGTTTAGAATCCTTGGCCCTACTTTCAAGCCGTTTGCTCCACGTGCCACAGAAATCATTGGCTGACCTTCGTAAACTAGCAGCCTTGGATCTCGAAGGCAATTTAATACAAGACCTGTCATCCTATTGCTTTTACGGATTAAAACTAATGAAGCTGACTCTAAAGGGCAACCAAATATCGAAAATCTCGGAATACGCGTTTGCAGGACTAGAAGACAGTCTCAGTGATCTGGATCTAACGGAAAACAAGCTAAAGCTGTTTCCCATGGCGCCATTAAGAAGGTTAGAGAGCCTCGCCTCTCTGAGACTCGCTTGGAACGAAATATCCGAGCTACCAGACGACGGCTATAGTCTATTAAGCGCGCTGTTGATCCTAGACTTAAGTAGCAACAACTTCGAGAAACTGTCCGAGGATTGCCTGCGATCGTGTCCAATTTTACACACTCTATCCTTCTATTACAATTCCATAGAAACTATCCACAAAGACGCATTTATTTCGCTCAAGGAACTAGAATCGATTGACCTGAGCTATAATAAGATTGTGTTCCTCGACGTGGCGACGTTCAAGGGGAACGAAAGATTACGCAACATCGAGCTGAGCAATAATCACATCCACTACATCGGCGGAGTGTTCGCCAGGTTGCCCGAATTACGTGAGCTTTACCTAGCGGAGAATAATATTCTAGAAATCCCTGGTGACGCGTTTATCGGCAGCGTGAGCCTGGCGGTTGTCTATCTTCAGCAGAACGCCATCAGAAGAATCGATGGCAGGGGTCTTACCAGTCTGACCCAATTGGCCCAATTGCATCTGAGCAACAACTACATCGAAAAGGTGCCGCTGGAATTCCTCGAACACTGCGAGAACCTTTCCTCGCTGTCTCTTGACGGTAACAAGATCCATGAGCTTCAACCGGGCACTTTCTTAAAATTACATCAACTGAGGGAGTTACGGTTGCAGGACAATAACATCACCGAGGTGAAACGGGGTGTTTTTTCGCCCCTTCCATCGTTACTCGAGCTCCATTTACAGAACAACGCAATCACCGACATGGAAACAGGCGCGTTGAGGACCTTGCACAGTCTTCAACACGTCAATCTGCAAGGTAATCAGCTTACCGTACTGGGAGACGTGTTCCAGTTATCCGCTTCGGAATCCACGTCCGGCGGAAGTTCACTGGTCTCCATTCAATTGGATAGTAACGGCCTGGCCGTGTTGCACAACGACTCTTTGCGTGGCCAAGCATCGGTTAGGATCATGTGGCTCGGTCATAACAAATTGACACACCTGCAGGCGCCGCTGTTCAGGGATTTGCTGCTGGTCGAGAGACTCTACTTGACCAATAACTCGATATCCAGGATAGAGGACGGCGCCTTTCAGCCCATGCAAGCTCTAAAATTCCTTGAACTGAGCATGAACAAACTCAGTCATATTACAGCACGGACGTTCTCCGAATTGCATGAACTGGAAGAATTGTATCTTCAGGACAACGGTCTTAGGCGATTGGATCCGTACGCTCTGACAGCTTTGAAGAAGTTGAAAGTCCTAGATTTGGCGAACAATCATCTAACTGTCCTTCACGACGCCATCTTTCAAGAAGATTTACCGATCAGAACGTTGAATTTGAAGAATTGTTCTATTATAAGTATAGAGAGCGGAGCTTTCAGAGGACTTAATAATTTATCCGATTTAAACCTCGACGACAATCACCTTACAGCTCCTGCCTTGTTTAACCTACACATCTCAGGCCTTCGAACTCTAGCCGCATCTGGGAATAACTTCAGTCAAATCTCAGATCACAGCTTGAACGGCCTGCCATCTCTACAGGAATTGTATGTCGATAGAGCAGAGATCTCTCAGTTACCGGAAATCATCTTCGTATTAAATCGAAACCTGGCCCGATTGCACTTAAACAAAAACAACCTGCGGAATCTACCTCCAGGCATCTTCGACAGACTCGTGTCTCTCAGAGAGATTAAATTGGATCACAATCGGTTCCAGGACATTCCGTATTCGGCCTTGGCCAATGCCTTGAACCTCGAGATCCTCACGCTATCCAATAACGAGATCGTGAACGTGGACGTGGCCAGTTTCGCTAGCCTCAAACACCTGAGGGAATTGGACCTCAGCCACAATCGAATCGAGACAATGTCCGGCTTTGCCACGGCCAACCTATCGTGTCTCACCTCCGTAGACCTCAGTCATAACCATCTAAACGCTcttcctgcaaatttctttgcTCATTCTTCGACACTTCGCAAGGTGGATCTTTCTGAGAATAAATTCAGACAAATTCCAGCTGTAGCGTTATCCGGCCAGAATCTTCCTATGCTAACTTGGTTGAATTTGACTAGGAATCCCTTGAATAGGATTCATGTTCTCCCTTCGGAAGCGAAATACCCATTTCTTCAAGAAGTGCACATATCAGGCACGAATCTCAGTATAGTAACGTCGCAAGATTTCGAGGCGTTCCCTGCTCTATTGCATTTGTATTTGAGCCAGAATTGCATATCGAGGGTGTCACCAGGGGCATTTAGAAGTTTGCCTAACCTCTTAACCCTGCACTTGGGAACCAACAACTTGGACATTTTGCCGAAAGAGAGGCTACAAGGGATGGAGCATCTAAGGATCCTGAATCTGACCCACAATCTACTGAAAGAGCTGGACGAGTTCCCGGAGGACTTGAAGTCCTTACAGATATTGGACCTCTCGTACAATCAGATCAGTATTGTGGGCAAGGTGACGTTCAAGAATTTGGTCAGCCTGGTGGAGCTGCATCTTTATGGTAATTGGATCAACGCCATCTCCAGCGAGGCGTTCAGACCGCTCAAGAAGCTACGATTGCTGGATCTCAGTAGAAATTACTTGGAAAATCTACCGTTGAATGCGTTCAGGCCTCTCGAGACGCAGATTCGGAGCCTACGCGCCGAAG AGAATCCTCTGGTCTGCGGCTGCGAGTCTCAAGAGCTTTGGGAATGGTTGAGGGACCACCAGAAGCTGGTTAGTGGAGTAGGAGGTGGTCGCGGTCGCGGAAGAAACGGTGTCGGGGTCGGCGATGTAGAGGACGGTCTCCTCAAGTGCCAACAGCCGCCGGAATTGCAAGGTCTGGTTTTCCTGGATCTCGACCCCCACGAGTTCTGTTCCGCTCCGTTGATTCTCAAGCTCGCGATTCAGGACATCCAACCGTTCTCGGTCCTCGTGTCCTGGCAAAGCAGAAACCACTCCGGCCTTCATGGCTACCAAGTGGCCTACCACGCGCTGGACAACGTCGATGAG GTGCGAGGCAAGCTGTTGGATCCTAAAGCACGTTCGGTGAGGCTGACAAAGTTAGCCTCGGACACCCGGTACCTGATCTGCGTGCTGGGACTGGGCAGCTGGGGCACGTCAATCCCAGAGGACATTGGCTCTTGGCAATGGAACGCTTCTCACGACGACGTGATCGAGAGCTCGGCCCGTCCCGCGATGGTGAACTCGCTCACCAGTCAGTGCACGGAGGTTAGAACCCTAGACGCGCCTGATTCAATCGTCGGCGACGGAACAATGAGCGACCGAGGAAGTCTGGCGAACATATTGACCAGAAGACTGGGTCTGATAGTTGGCAGTTGTATGGGCTTCGTGGTGTTCATCGTGTTGATATCCGTGTTAGGTTACATGAAGATGAAGAAGCAGAGGTCCACCGAGAAGAGAGACCAGCCACTTTCGTCCAATCCGCAAGCGTACATGTCCTACAGGCATTTCTCGTTGCAAAGCGGAGACAGAGCGGACAACGCGTGTCCCAGTTTCATCAGCAATATCGGCACCACTCCGTTGAACTCGTAG
- the LOC126925039 gene encoding chaoptin-like isoform X2 yields the protein MSRSRERRRRLSNVPTRGVLRLILQLLLIQNFASTGTTGQIAECPPPETIPGCPCYNFEDGLFLECAGATEETLRSTLLSVLSASGTGTMVQSLSVYELDKTVEELKDGCFPPGSQIRHLQISHSSLREISEGAFTNLKDSLESLALLSSRLLHVPQKSLADLRKLAALDLEGNLIQDLSSYCFYGLKLMKLTLKGNQISKISEYAFAGLEDSLSDLDLTENKLKLFPMAPLRRLESLASLRLAWNEISELPDDGYSLLSALLILDLSSNNFEKLSEDCLRSCPILHTLSFYYNSIETIHKDAFISLKELESIDLSYNKIVFLDVATFKGNERLRNIELSNNHIHYIGGVFARLPELRELYLAENNILEIPGDAFIGSVSLAVVYLQQNAIRRIDGRGLTSLTQLAQLHLSNNYIEKVPLEFLEHCENLSSLSLDGNKIHELQPGTFLKLHQLRELRLQDNNITEVKRGVFSPLPSLLELHLQNNAITDMETGALRTLHSLQHVNLQGNQLTVLGDVFQLSASESTSGGSSLVSIQLDSNGLAVLHNDSLRGQASVRIMWLGHNKLTHLQAPLFRDLLLVERLYLTNNSISRIEDGAFQPMQALKFLELSMNKLSHITARTFSELHELEELYLQDNGLRRLDPYALTALKKLKVLDLANNHLTVLHDAIFQEDLPIRTLNLKNCSIISIESGAFRGLNNLSDLNLDDNHLTAPALFNLHISGLRTLAASGNNFSQISDHSLNGLPSLQELYVDRAEISQLPEIIFVLNRNLARLHLNKNNLRNLPPGIFDRLVSLREIKLDHNRFQDIPYSALANALNLEILTLSNNEIVNVDVASFASLKHLRELDLSHNRIETMSGFATANLSCLTSVDLSHNHLNALPANFFAHSSTLRKVDLSENKFRQIPAVALSGQNLPMLTWLNLTRNPLNRIHVLPSEAKYPFLQEVHISGTNLSIVTSQDFEAFPALLHLYLSQNCISRVSPGAFRSLPNLLTLHLGTNNLDILPKERLQGMEHLRILNLTHNLLKELDEFPEDLKSLQILDLSYNQISIVGKVTFKNLVSLVELHLYGNWINAISSEAFRPLKKLRLLDLSRNYLENLPLNAFRPLETQIRSLRAEENPLVCGCESQELWEWLRDHQKLVSGVGGGRGRGRNGVGVGDVEDGLLKCQQPPELQGLVFLDLDPHEFCSAPLILKLAIQDIQPFSVLVSWQSRNHSGLHGYQVAYHALDNVDEVRGKLLDPKARSVRLTKLASDTRYLICVLGLGSWGTSIPEDIGSWQWNASHDDVIESSARPAMVNSLTSQCTEVRTLDAPDSIVGDGTMSDRGSLANILTRRLGLIVGSCMGFVVFIVLISVLGYMKMKKQRSTEKRDQPLSSNPQAYMSYRHFSLQSGDRADNACPSFISNIGTTPLNS from the exons ATGTCGAGATCTCGAGAGCGACGAAGAAGACTTTCCAACGTCCCAACGCGAGGCGTCCTCAGGCTGATTCTCCAGCTTCTACTGATCCAGAATTTTGCGTCAACGGGAACTACCGGCCAGATAGCTGAGTGCCCGCCTCCTGAAACAATTCCCGGTTGTCCCTGTTACAATTTCGAGGATGGGCTTTTCCTGGAATGCGCCGGAGCCACCGAGGAGACCCTGAGGAGCACTCTCTTAAGCGTTCTGAGCGCGTCCG GAACAGGCACGATGGTACAGTCGTTGAGCGTTTACGAGTTGGACAAAACCGTTGAGGAACTGAAGGACGGCTGCTTCCCGCCTGGTTCTCAGATCAGGCATCTACAAATATCGCATTCGTCCCTTCGAGAAATCAGCGAGGGCGCATTTACAAATCTAAAAGACAGTTTAGAATCCTTGGCCCTACTTTCAAGCCGTTTGCTCCACGTGCCACAGAAATCATTGGCTGACCTTCGTAAACTAGCAGCCTTGGATCTCGAAGGCAATTTAATACAAGACCTGTCATCCTATTGCTTTTACGGATTAAAACTAATGAAGCTGACTCTAAAGGGCAACCAAATATCGAAAATCTCGGAATACGCGTTTGCAGGACTAGAAGACAGTCTCAGTGATCTGGATCTAACGGAAAACAAGCTAAAGCTGTTTCCCATGGCGCCATTAAGAAGGTTAGAGAGCCTCGCCTCTCTGAGACTCGCTTGGAACGAAATATCCGAGCTACCAGACGACGGCTATAGTCTATTAAGCGCGCTGTTGATCCTAGACTTAAGTAGCAACAACTTCGAGAAACTGTCCGAGGATTGCCTGCGATCGTGTCCAATTTTACACACTCTATCCTTCTATTACAATTCCATAGAAACTATCCACAAAGACGCATTTATTTCGCTCAAGGAACTAGAATCGATTGACCTGAGCTATAATAAGATTGTGTTCCTCGACGTGGCGACGTTCAAGGGGAACGAAAGATTACGCAACATCGAGCTGAGCAATAATCACATCCACTACATCGGCGGAGTGTTCGCCAGGTTGCCCGAATTACGTGAGCTTTACCTAGCGGAGAATAATATTCTAGAAATCCCTGGTGACGCGTTTATCGGCAGCGTGAGCCTGGCGGTTGTCTATCTTCAGCAGAACGCCATCAGAAGAATCGATGGCAGGGGTCTTACCAGTCTGACCCAATTGGCCCAATTGCATCTGAGCAACAACTACATCGAAAAGGTGCCGCTGGAATTCCTCGAACACTGCGAGAACCTTTCCTCGCTGTCTCTTGACGGTAACAAGATCCATGAGCTTCAACCGGGCACTTTCTTAAAATTACATCAACTGAGGGAGTTACGGTTGCAGGACAATAACATCACCGAGGTGAAACGGGGTGTTTTTTCGCCCCTTCCATCGTTACTCGAGCTCCATTTACAGAACAACGCAATCACCGACATGGAAACAGGCGCGTTGAGGACCTTGCACAGTCTTCAACACGTCAATCTGCAAGGTAATCAGCTTACCGTACTGGGAGACGTGTTCCAGTTATCCGCTTCGGAATCCACGTCCGGCGGAAGTTCACTGGTCTCCATTCAATTGGATAGTAACGGCCTGGCCGTGTTGCACAACGACTCTTTGCGTGGCCAAGCATCGGTTAGGATCATGTGGCTCGGTCATAACAAATTGACACACCTGCAGGCGCCGCTGTTCAGGGATTTGCTGCTGGTCGAGAGACTCTACTTGACCAATAACTCGATATCCAGGATAGAGGACGGCGCCTTTCAGCCCATGCAAGCTCTAAAATTCCTTGAACTGAGCATGAACAAACTCAGTCATATTACAGCACGGACGTTCTCCGAATTGCATGAACTGGAAGAATTGTATCTTCAGGACAACGGTCTTAGGCGATTGGATCCGTACGCTCTGACAGCTTTGAAGAAGTTGAAAGTCCTAGATTTGGCGAACAATCATCTAACTGTCCTTCACGACGCCATCTTTCAAGAAGATTTACCGATCAGAACGTTGAATTTGAAGAATTGTTCTATTATAAGTATAGAGAGCGGAGCTTTCAGAGGACTTAATAATTTATCCGATTTAAACCTCGACGACAATCACCTTACAGCTCCTGCCTTGTTTAACCTACACATCTCAGGCCTTCGAACTCTAGCCGCATCTGGGAATAACTTCAGTCAAATCTCAGATCACAGCTTGAACGGCCTGCCATCTCTACAGGAATTGTATGTCGATAGAGCAGAGATCTCTCAGTTACCGGAAATCATCTTCGTATTAAATCGAAACCTGGCCCGATTGCACTTAAACAAAAACAACCTGCGGAATCTACCTCCAGGCATCTTCGACAGACTCGTGTCTCTCAGAGAGATTAAATTGGATCACAATCGGTTCCAGGACATTCCGTATTCGGCCTTGGCCAATGCCTTGAACCTCGAGATCCTCACGCTATCCAATAACGAGATCGTGAACGTGGACGTGGCCAGTTTCGCTAGCCTCAAACACCTGAGGGAATTGGACCTCAGCCACAATCGAATCGAGACAATGTCCGGCTTTGCCACGGCCAACCTATCGTGTCTCACCTCCGTAGACCTCAGTCATAACCATCTAAACGCTcttcctgcaaatttctttgcTCATTCTTCGACACTTCGCAAGGTGGATCTTTCTGAGAATAAATTCAGACAAATTCCAGCTGTAGCGTTATCCGGCCAGAATCTTCCTATGCTAACTTGGTTGAATTTGACTAGGAATCCCTTGAATAGGATTCATGTTCTCCCTTCGGAAGCGAAATACCCATTTCTTCAAGAAGTGCACATATCAGGCACGAATCTCAGTATAGTAACGTCGCAAGATTTCGAGGCGTTCCCTGCTCTATTGCATTTGTATTTGAGCCAGAATTGCATATCGAGGGTGTCACCAGGGGCATTTAGAAGTTTGCCTAACCTCTTAACCCTGCACTTGGGAACCAACAACTTGGACATTTTGCCGAAAGAGAGGCTACAAGGGATGGAGCATCTAAGGATCCTGAATCTGACCCACAATCTACTGAAAGAGCTGGACGAGTTCCCGGAGGACTTGAAGTCCTTACAGATATTGGACCTCTCGTACAATCAGATCAGTATTGTGGGCAAGGTGACGTTCAAGAATTTGGTCAGCCTGGTGGAGCTGCATCTTTATGGTAATTGGATCAACGCCATCTCCAGCGAGGCGTTCAGACCGCTCAAGAAGCTACGATTGCTGGATCTCAGTAGAAATTACTTGGAAAATCTACCGTTGAATGCGTTCAGGCCTCTCGAGACGCAGATTCGGAGCCTACGCGCCGAAG AGAATCCTCTGGTCTGCGGCTGCGAGTCTCAAGAGCTTTGGGAATGGTTGAGGGACCACCAGAAGCTGGTTAGTGGAGTAGGAGGTGGTCGCGGTCGCGGAAGAAACGGTGTCGGGGTCGGCGATGTAGAGGACGGTCTCCTCAAGTGCCAACAGCCGCCGGAATTGCAAGGTCTGGTTTTCCTGGATCTCGACCCCCACGAGTTCTGTTCCGCTCCGTTGATTCTCAAGCTCGCGATTCAGGACATCCAACCGTTCTCGGTCCTCGTGTCCTGGCAAAGCAGAAACCACTCCGGCCTTCATGGCTACCAAGTGGCCTACCACGCGCTGGACAACGTCGATGAG GTGCGAGGCAAGCTGTTGGATCCTAAAGCACGTTCGGTGAGGCTGACAAAGTTAGCCTCGGACACCCGGTACCTGATCTGCGTGCTGGGACTGGGCAGCTGGGGCACGTCAATCCCAGAGGACATTGGCTCTTGGCAATGGAACGCTTCTCACGACGACGTGATCGAGAGCTCGGCCCGTCCCGCGATGGTGAACTCGCTCACCAGTCAGTGCACGGAGGTTAGAACCCTAGACGCGCCTGATTCAATCGTCGGCGACGGAACAATGAGCGACCGAGGAAGTCTGGCGAACATATTGACCAGAAGACTGGGTCTGATAGTTGGCAGTTGTATGGGCTTCGTGGTGTTCATCGTGTTGATATCCGTGTTAGGTTACATGAAGATGAAGAAGCAGAGGTCCACCGAGAAGAGAGACCAGCCACTTTCGTCCAATCCGCAAGCGTACATGTCCTACAGGCATTTCTCGTTGCAAAGCGGAGACAGAGCGGACAACGCGTGTCCCAGTTTCATCAGCAATATCGGCACCACTCCGTTGAACTCGTAG